The Chromatiaceae bacterium genome has a window encoding:
- a CDS encoding RDD family protein: MAIDIAQACVPGLARRLAALLYDLILLFGMLLLAATLVIIPASALSGTEVWLDGWLRLLFQLYLIAIGCGFFAYFWVHGGQTLGMRAWRFRLLRDDGQPLSLGDAGRRLLWSSLLPAPLGLLWVPFDPRGLAPHDHLSHSRPVMLLRKR, encoded by the coding sequence ATGGCCATCGACATCGCCCAGGCCTGCGTGCCGGGCCTCGCCCGGCGTCTCGCCGCCCTGCTTTACGACCTCATCCTCCTGTTCGGAATGCTCTTGCTCGCCGCCACCCTGGTGATCATTCCCGCCTCAGCCCTGAGTGGGACCGAGGTTTGGCTGGATGGCTGGCTCCGGCTCTTGTTCCAGCTCTACCTCATCGCCATCGGCTGTGGCTTCTTTGCCTATTTCTGGGTTCACGGCGGCCAGACCCTGGGCATGCGCGCCTGGCGCTTTCGCCTGCTACGGGACGACGGCCAGCCCCTGTCCCTCGGCGATGCCGGACGGCGCCTGCTCTGGTCCAGCCTCCTCCCCGCGCCCCTCGGCCTCCTCTGGGTTCCCTTCGACCCGCGAGGTTTGGCCCCCCATGACCACCTCTCCCATAGCCGCCCGGTCATGCTGCTGCGCAAGAGGTGA
- a CDS encoding DNA polymerase III subunit chi: protein MTRIDFYSLEDGSRGDRFLLTCRLAERIYHSGQEEPIRIHIRVTDPGQAEHLDRLLWTYDDQSFLPHGRIGQTDPELTPILIGDEPLAGHDQVLINLDPSIPPGFASFERLCEPLDPNAASREAGRERFRFYRDRGYDLHHHKIRL, encoded by the coding sequence TTGACCCGCATCGATTTCTACTCCCTGGAAGACGGCAGCCGCGGCGATCGCTTCCTGCTCACCTGCCGCCTGGCCGAACGCATTTACCATAGCGGCCAGGAGGAACCCATCCGCATCCATATCCGGGTCACGGACCCCGGCCAGGCCGAGCACCTCGACCGCCTGCTCTGGACCTATGACGATCAGAGCTTCCTACCCCATGGCCGCATCGGCCAGACCGACCCGGAGTTGACACCCATCCTCATCGGCGACGAGCCCCTGGCCGGCCATGACCAGGTGTTGATCAACCTGGACCCCAGCATCCCGCCTGGCTTCGCTAGCTTTGAGCGTCTCTGCGAACCCCTGGACCCCAACGCCGCCAGCCGCGAGGCTGGCCGCGAGCGCTTCCGCTTCTACCGCGACCGGGGTTACGACTTACACCATCACAAGATCCGGCTCTGA
- the lptG gene encoding LPS export ABC transporter permease LptG, with protein MKILDRYLGRAVIGGTLLTMAVLLPLIAFFLLADEVNDLGEVYGFADALAVAGLSLPRYAYHLFPIATLIGALVGLGALASHSELVAMRATGMSIARILFAALKAGLMLALLALALGEFVAPPAEQAAVQWRSDVKSGQVTLRTPRGLWARDGDAYISIGEILPGSRLSNISIYETDENRHLVLATHAEVAHYADGEWVLEGISRSRISDEGVEAQPLASTAWSSLLNPSLLRLVVVEPQALPVWDLARYVRYMTANGQDSGKYETEMWTKITHPFLILTMILLSIPILFGSARSTGLGVRLFLGIMLGMAYYLVSRGFYFLAIHFGLAAWLAAILPLILFGLAGLGVLRRVS; from the coding sequence GTGAAGATCCTGGATCGATACCTGGGCCGGGCCGTGATCGGCGGTACCCTGCTGACGATGGCGGTGCTGCTCCCCCTGATCGCCTTTTTTCTCCTCGCCGACGAGGTGAACGATCTGGGGGAGGTCTATGGCTTCGCCGATGCCCTTGCCGTGGCGGGTCTGAGCCTGCCGCGCTACGCCTACCACCTGTTTCCCATCGCCACCCTCATCGGGGCCCTGGTGGGCTTGGGGGCGCTGGCCAGCCATTCGGAGTTGGTGGCCATGCGGGCCACCGGCATGTCCATTGCCCGCATCCTCTTCGCCGCGCTCAAGGCCGGCCTGATGCTCGCCCTGCTGGCACTGGCCCTGGGCGAGTTCGTGGCCCCCCCGGCGGAGCAGGCCGCGGTGCAATGGCGCAGTGATGTCAAGTCCGGCCAGGTCACCCTGCGGACGCCTCGGGGGCTGTGGGCGCGGGATGGTGATGCCTACATCAGCATCGGGGAGATTTTGCCAGGCTCCCGCTTGAGTAATATCTCCATCTACGAGACCGATGAGAATCGGCACCTGGTCCTCGCCACCCATGCCGAAGTTGCCCACTATGCGGATGGCGAATGGGTGCTGGAGGGCATCTCTCGCAGCCGCATCTCCGACGAGGGCGTCGAGGCCCAGCCCCTCGCCAGCACGGCCTGGTCCTCGTTGCTCAATCCCTCGCTGCTGCGGCTGGTGGTGGTGGAGCCCCAGGCGCTCCCGGTCTGGGATCTGGCGCGCTATGTCCGCTACATGACCGCCAATGGCCAAGACTCAGGGAAATACGAGACCGAGATGTGGACCAAAATTACCCATCCCTTCCTGATCCTGACCATGATCCTGCTGTCCATCCCCATCCTCTTCGGTTCTGCCCGTAGCACCGGCCTTGGGGTGCGGCTCTTCCTGGGTATCATGCTGGGCATGGCCTACTATCTGGTCAGTCGCGGCTTTTATTTCCTGGCGATCCATTTTGGCCTGGCGGCCTGGTTGGCGGCTATCCTGCCTTTAATACTCTTTGGTCTCGCGGGGCTGGGGGTGCTGCGCCGGGTGAGCTAA
- a CDS encoding leucyl aminopeptidase, with product MEFSIKSGDLAGRTSPCLILGVFEQRQLAAPTRLIDTASQGHLSRIIDKGDLDGEAGRALLLHEVPALAAERVLLVGLGPREKYDRKTFGKVMAAALARLKETSAPEALCALPAPPDLDLYLAMRDTVTTVLDKEYRYERTKSEKKPPSPLQRLQLWIADPAETSLAKQALRHGQAMARGVALAKELGNLPGNICTPTYLADQAEAMAKDCPALKVTILEEADMAKLGMGALLSVSRGSRQPAKLIVMNYRGGKKGAKPLVLVGKGLTFDAGGISLKPGADMDQMKYDMGGGASVLGTMRAALELKLPLNLIGMVPASENLPDGDANKPGDIVTSLSGQTIEILNTDAEGRLILCDALTYCERFQPAAVIDIATLTGACVVALGHVASGLFTADEGLAGEILAAGEKVWDRAWRMPLWEDYQSLLDSNFADMANIGGREGGAITAACFLSRYTKKYPWAHLDIAGTAWLSGKEKGGTGRPVSLLVQFLLQRSGEL from the coding sequence ATGGAATTCAGCATCAAGAGTGGCGATCTGGCGGGGCGTACCAGCCCCTGTCTCATTCTCGGCGTCTTCGAACAGCGCCAGTTGGCGGCGCCCACCCGGCTCATTGACACGGCCAGTCAGGGCCATCTGAGTCGTATCATCGACAAGGGGGACCTGGACGGCGAGGCCGGCCGGGCCCTGCTGCTGCATGAGGTGCCCGCCCTGGCCGCCGAGCGGGTTCTCCTGGTTGGTCTGGGTCCCCGGGAGAAATACGACCGCAAGACCTTCGGCAAGGTCATGGCCGCCGCCCTGGCCCGCCTCAAGGAGACCAGCGCCCCCGAGGCCCTCTGTGCCCTGCCCGCCCCCCCGGACCTCGACCTCTACCTCGCCATGCGAGATACCGTGACCACGGTCCTCGATAAGGAGTACCGCTACGAGCGCACCAAGAGCGAGAAGAAGCCGCCCAGCCCCCTCCAGCGGCTCCAGCTCTGGATCGCGGACCCGGCAGAGACGAGCCTGGCCAAGCAGGCCCTGCGCCATGGCCAGGCCATGGCCCGGGGCGTCGCCCTGGCCAAGGAGCTGGGGAACCTGCCCGGCAACATCTGCACCCCGACCTACCTGGCGGATCAGGCCGAGGCCATGGCCAAGGACTGCCCCGCCCTTAAAGTCACCATCCTGGAAGAGGCGGACATGGCCAAACTGGGCATGGGCGCCCTGCTTTCGGTCTCCCGGGGCAGCCGCCAGCCGGCCAAACTGATCGTCATGAACTACCGGGGCGGCAAGAAGGGCGCCAAGCCTCTGGTCCTGGTGGGCAAGGGTCTCACCTTCGACGCCGGCGGCATCAGCCTCAAGCCGGGGGCGGACATGGACCAGATGAAGTACGACATGGGTGGCGGGGCCAGTGTCCTGGGCACGATGCGCGCGGCCCTGGAGTTAAAGCTGCCGCTGAACCTCATAGGTATGGTCCCGGCCTCCGAGAACCTGCCGGATGGCGACGCCAACAAACCCGGCGATATCGTCACCAGCCTCTCCGGCCAGACCATCGAGATCCTCAACACCGACGCCGAGGGCCGCCTCATCCTCTGCGACGCCCTCACCTATTGTGAACGCTTCCAGCCCGCCGCCGTCATCGACATCGCCACCCTCACCGGCGCCTGCGTCGTCGCCTTGGGCCACGTCGCCTCCGGCCTCTTCACGGCGGACGAGGGACTGGCCGGGGAGATCCTGGCCGCCGGCGAGAAGGTCTGGGACCGCGCCTGGCGGATGCCCCTCTGGGAAGACTATCAATCCCTCCTCGACAGCAACTTCGCCGATATGGCCAACATTGGTGGCCGCGAGGGCGGCGCCATTACCGCCGCCTGCTTCCTATCCCGCTACACCAAAAAGTACCCCTGGGCCCACCTGGACATCGCCGGCACCGCCTGGCTCAGTGGCAAGGAGAAGGGCGGTACGGGGCGGCCCGTGTCCCTGCTCGTCCAGTTTTTGCTCCAGCGCAGTGGCGAGCTATAA